The region GCCTTGATGGTACATGCTCCTTAAatttcaggtctttttttttcaaggagaGAAATCTTTGTGAATGTTGGCATACAATATTGAAGATGTAACGATACCAGCCCTCATATTGGAATTGCTATGAGCCAAAGGGATCAGTTAACCGAGTTAAGTTTCTAGAGAGTTCTTTTAATAACTATACACAAAAGCAATTAGTGGAGCCTGGGaacacagctcagttggtaaaatatttttcttgttccacaaggacttgagtttgatgcACAGAACCTATATTAAGAAATTCCAGGCATGGGGTtttacacttgtaatcccatctgtcgggaggcagagacaggcagatccctgaggcgTGCTGGCTTAGTTAGCATAACTCACTTGGCCAGTTCCGGGCTGGTGAAAGacactatatttttaaaaggttgctGGTTCCTGGAGAATgatacaaagttgtcctctggcttccacccaTACgtgtaatacacacacagagagggggtggggcggggagaaagagagagaggcagttatagaattaggaaaaaatacagaaatcctAATGTATACAGGCATGTTGTGTGAAGTCAGGCAACTCTTACTATTTACTGCATTGTCTTGATAGGAAACATACGGGTGGCTGAGCACAGTGGAGTATTGTGAAACAGAGCTCacagaagtctgaggcaggaggattgtaaaaAGTCCAGGATATATAGCAAGATTGGCTCAAAGCACTaagagaagcaaaagaagaagCATTGGTTTATTAAATGTGAGGGGAGGAGACTCTTACTTAATGTCTTAAGTATTTTAACTAACATGACACTTTACACCGAACACTGAAATCCGTGGTGCATCTACATTTTTTAAAGCTAAGTGTAAAAATATTGTGTAAcgttatttgcatttttaaaatacagggaAACCATTTTCTCTGTGGAGTTGAAGTCTCTGGCGTAACAGTCCACAGCATGAAGGAAGGGTTGGCGCAAGCGCACTTTGAAAACCTCATCCAGTAACATCCGCTTGCTCTTGCGACACACAGCTCTCCCGTGCCCTAGAAAATAACACAATTTAATGAAGTATGTAAGACAGCACGCTGTAGGATCCCCTTGGGGCTGCTCCCTGCACTGTATTCCCTCTCCACACACCTCTGTGTTCATTTCCCTGGTGTTGAAGTAACGTTGCCACCCACAACCATCGTGTTAGGGCCCGACAGTTCAGGGGTAGAAATTCTTCCACACTTCATAATCTCCACATGTCTCTGAGCTATCAGCTTCTCTGAGGGTCCTTCCTGAATCCTGCATTGTCTTTATTTACTCACACTCAGGCTCACTCACACTCAttctcactcacactcacactcattcacactTTCACTCTCACATTCATTCTCATATTCACTCTCACTCACTCCCACTCATCCATTCTGACTCACACTCTCAtactcactctctcactcactcattctCACTCACATGTACTCACACTCACTCCCTCGTACACTCACtctcactcatacactcacactcattcacactcactctcacattCAATTTAATATTCACTCCCACTCATTCATTCTTACATTCACTCTCACTATCTCTCACTCATATTCACTCTCACtatcactcacactcacactcattcacATTCAATCTTACTCATTCTTACCCACTCATTCATTTAATGTGTTGATTTCAGTGCTGGATATTAAATCCAGGGTCTGTGCGTGCAAAGCTCaagctcaaccactgagctagataCCTAGTCCCCCAAGACCAgggtttgttgttgatgttgactGTTTATAGAGAGCCCCTGGAAGAAGGACTACTGAACCGGTGTCTCTGTATGGGGCTGTAGCCCATGCAAATAATCAGACTTGCTATTTAACTCAAAATGTGCATTTTGCAAAACTGAAGTCTTACTGTTAAGTTGGCTAAATCTAATTtatctaataaaacattaaaatgtgtaAATGAAGCTGAATGTGGTTGTGTACACCTGTAAATGTAGGTGGGATGCTTGAGTGGGAGTGTGACTGGAGTCTGAATGTTTAGTGGGCAAAGAGATAGGAAGctaacaaggaaagaaaatacaaacggaagaaaggagaaaggtttgGTGACTCCAAATgcttaggactggagagatggcttagcagttaagagcacttgcggggtgtgtgtgtgtgtgtgtgtgtgtgtgtgtgtgtcttttgtgtgcatgtgtgtgtgtgtttacagtatatgcatgtatgatgcTTTCAGAAACTGGAAGAGAGTACCTGAGTCatagatagatggttgtgagccaccacgtggatgctgggaatcaaacacaggtttCGTACAAGGGCAGCACATGCTCTAAAtaatgtctccagccaccatacTTGCTGTTCTcgcagaagacctggattcagtaCACACACAGCAGCTTACCACAGTCCTTCACTCCAGTTTCCCAACTGACaccttcccaccctccctggcCAATAGGTAAGCCATGCCTGCAGGTAAGACactaatatatataaatttaaaacaagcaTGTTAGTACCTTTCAAAATGCCTAAATCAAATAAAACActtatatgttgtgtgtatgttctgctcagaaatcatttttttcaagaactgataaaaaaacaaaaaacttgtaCTTGGTCTTCTGACACCTTCTGaacactttgttttgctttcacaGGAAAGTCTACATTGAGCTGTTGTTAATTTGTGTACAGTGTGTATGGAAAAATCAGTTTCATCTTTTCTCACATAGACTTCTAAACATTTGAAAACAACATGTGGGAAATTCCTCCTTTCACTTTCTGCCCTGGAGAGTTTCCATGCATTGTCAATTTGTGACCAGGGATTTCTAATACAAATAAATTGAACACGGAGTGTAAAGTGTGGGGTTGGGAATAGTTGTCCCCAGGTATTTGTAGGGCAATGGTCCTATGACCACTCCCTGTGGTCATCCTCCTGTCCCCCATGGATATGAAGCAGAGGATCAAAAGTACCTTAGATTACAACATGTGTATAATTATACATGTCCTCCCCTATAAGAAGTTGAGTTATCATTAAGTGACTTGTAATGCTTGAAACAATGCACAAACAACATAAGTTACGATGCTTCACTGATTGGGGAATTATATAACAAGAACTAAAGATCTGTACGTGCTCAAtacagacaaaaactaaaaaataccTTTCATCTTCAGTTGATTGACTCAGCGATGTGGAACCAAGTATCTGGGGTAACTGGGATTgcactgggattagaagcatAGACAGATTGCTCTGGGAAATGGGTTGATGATTGTCCTCATCAGAAAGCAGGGCTCATAATGTGCAGAGTGACTTCTAGGCTTTTGCCTCAGTTGTCTCCTCTTATCTAATTTGTCTTCTTGTTAGTCTTGGAAATTCTTGGCCTTTTCAAATTCACGCGATTATTAGCAGTACTTGCCCCATTTCATAGGATAGAAGATATCCTAGTTATTCTACTGTGGCTGaggagagacaccaggaccaaggcgattcataaaaggaagcatttaattggaggcttgcttacaatttcagagagtgagtccatgACTCATAGGGGGGgagcatggcaggaggcaggcaggagcagcagctgagagcttacatgttGAGACAGCCATcatagagaagagggagggagggagagagggagtgagggagggagggagacagagacagagacagagacagagacagagacagagacagggaacaTGTATGAAGTACAAACTTCAGTGGCCTGGACTTTTGaaaccccaacattcccctattgacacacctcctccaacaagaccatacttaATCCTTCCCAGTTCCACCAACCATGGACCAAACATTCAATTACATGAGCCAATGGGGGCCTATCCTCATAAAAACCACCACATAGAGGACAGCAAAGGGAGCTGATGTGAATGCAACTGAGATTGTATAGTTCTAGATAGCAAATAGTGCTTTTGAAATACTGAATcacaggctgggaagatggcttagtgagtaacATGCTTACATCACACACGTGAGGGCCTCAGTTCTGATCTATAGCACATAGGTGGACATCTATAACCCAGCACTAGGGATGAAGACAAATGGATCCAGGGGGCTCTCTGGACAGAGAAACTAACCAAAACAGGGAGCTccagatgctgtctcaaaatatagGGAGATCaatagagggaagaagaagatATTTTACACCCACCATCACCCTACACATACACGCgtgcatacacgtgcacacgAGCACACTCACGCACGAGTACGctcgcgcacatacacacatatgcacacgcatgcacgcacaccacacaaataaaataccaCAGATTTCAAATCACTGAGCCATGACCGGGGTACCTCTCTATTCGGATCTTTTTTTGGTGATGTTTGTAGTTTTCGATATAGAATCTTGAGGATCTCTTATTGGACTTATTCTTGGACACTAGATTGTTTTCTAATTTactcttaattttaaaactgCAAGTTTGATGATTACATGGACATAAAATTGGTTTTGTAAACTGAACCAACTATGTTACTTAACTCCCTTCAatagtaataatttaaattttctaacaAAATAATCTAGAATATTAtgaagtttcttcttcctttgcaaaatatttatatatttttcagttaTAGCTATACTCTTTATTAACATACTAGATTATTATTTATCAATTATTCataacatttattaattattaattaggGAGAGCATGTAttcctttctcattttatatagactttttctcctttaatttctttctatttttgttctttcactttgaGGGAATGCTACTGAGTGCAtccaaatttaaaatgtttatatttttctaatgtaCCGAATCTTTTTCTCATAAAATGCTTATTTCTAGGataggaaaaggtttttttttctttgcctagtATTAATATAGTTACATCTATCTCTATGGTTAATGTTAGCATGGTGGGTTAGGCAGACTGATCTTTGGATCCAAGATTAGAGGAGTTATTAACATCATAGGTGGACAAACAGACAGCAGCACTGTGGGGCACTGAGGACAGATGCAGCTGTGTAAAAGAGCTTGTACATTTCGAGAAAGAGGTGGAGAGAAGAttgaagtgtttctctttctaacCCAAGGTTGGCTTGGGTGGGGTTCAACAGAGTAACACATAATTGATAAACATATTTTCCAGATGGTCAATACTTGGGGCCAATGGGACAGGGAGATAAGAACCTAGAGAAACAACTTCACTGTATTCAAGAAACCAATTAACTACCATTACTGCAACTGACACAGTTCAAGCAAGTTACAAGGTGGCATGGTCCTGGCTGGCAGTCAGTTTTCTAACTGTGGCAACTAAACACCTAAGAGGTATTTCAATGGTGGAAATAGAGGTTTGTGCTGATGATGGCTTCAGGGGTTTTACTCCCTGGTTGTCTAGCACAGATGCCTGTCACTACACCAtgactgtgggggtgggtggcGCATGGTGAGACTTCACTTATGGAGAGACAAAAAGCAGAGATATAGCGAGGGACCTAGATAAAACAACAGTACCTACAACCATACCCCACTGATGTGCTTACTCCAGCTTGGCCCACCTTCTAAAGTTTCCGAAACTTCCCCAAATAGAGCCAACAGATAAAGGACCAAGCATTTAGCACATGATCCTGTGAGGGACTTTTCCTACTCAAAcctataggattttttttttactctcaaaGTGTGTTTCCTTTAAATGTTACACACTTTCAACATAGACTGACCTCTATTGTCTCTTAACCATTTAATCTGTTTACATTTCAGTTAATTACTTAAATACCTCTGTCATATCCTATCTTGCTGTTTCTTACGCTTCTGTACCTTGATCCCTTTCATCCTTCTTGCCTTCTTTGGATTAATTGTACGTTCTTTGTTCCTCTTTGGCTTGATATAGAAGCTTTCAAATcattttcctgttcttccagacCTTAGATTTCAGCACCAATCCATGGCTTATCTTCCCAGACAATGCAAGGAAGTTTTTCTCTAAGAGAAGGAAGTACTAAAGACTCAGCTGTTCTTCTAACCCAGTAGATTATTACACTCCAttccttgtcctctgacttctaaatcatcatttatatttatttatttagaattaatGTCTCAATATGGTGTGGTGTTGTGCCAGCTAGCTTTGAACACATGAACTCAATCGTCCTCTTGCATGAGCATCGTAGGTATCTAGAACTGTAGTCACAAGCTCCAGATCtggattatcatttattttaaattatatcacaTTATTCTGTATACATTGCAAGCTACTTAGACACTATTGCTACCGTTTTATACGGTCAATAGTCTTTAAATTTACCACAAATGCCTATTcttgttctttaatttcttctttccaattCAGACATTCCCATGCATAAAGAAGATTTCTCAATGGTTTAAAGGAAACGTCTACCTAAATCAATGCTCTTAGTTTTTAATGTGAATTTGTCTTGAAGGATATTTTTCCCAATTATGAACTAAGTTGAAGTTGGTATGTTTTGGAGTTTGTGTCTCCTGGCAAACTGGATGATCTGTCTGACCAGGCTCCACAACTGCTGTGTGTGTTGCTGGTGTGGTTGTTCTATCtgattcctttcatttccttctttatgaACTTCGTCTTAAGACTTCTTCAGTTTTTCTAGgatatgctttgttttgttttctttctaggccagagttttgtggttttttgtttttttttcccccatcttctaGGGTTTAGAGTGTGCACTGATAGGGTTTATCTAGTTTGAAATAAGCATTTTGAAtgttagcttttttctttttgctgtatgTGTACAGGAGGGTATATGAATGTGTTGGTGAGGGTGGGTGTGGATGtgtctacatacatgtacatatgtgcatgcatatgcacacacatgcacaggaggCCACAGCTCATCATTCTCCACCATATGCTTTGAACATTGTCTCTTACTGCACCTGCCTGGACCTTACCGATTGGTAAGGCTAGCTGGCCAATTGTCTCCAGAGATACATTTGTCTTCGTCCTCTCTCCAGTGCTGTCCAATCCAGTGCTGAAGTTATAAATGCACCCTTCCACCCAGGGATTGTGTATGTATgatccagactcaggtcttcaACTTTGAAGGGAAGGCACTTCAATGactcagccatctccctggccaaATGTTTGCCCTTTATATAGTATTCTGCTCTGtaccctctccctgtctcctgtgcaTCTTCAGCCTCTTTCTTTGGAGAGGTATTTTGAGATAAGGTGTAGACCTTGTAGTCCTGTAATTTACTCTGttgaccaggatggcctcaaccttggagatctgcctgcctttgcctactAACTGCTGGGATTAACACTGCCTGGCTTCATCCTAACTCTTTTGAGATGCTTATTGTTCCTTCTGTATTTTTCATACTTACTTTTGATTTTGGAGTTTTATTGTCTACATTTGACTTTCtagaaaaaactaaaataacttAATTACTTAatcattttttatcatttttctatgggaataatttattatacatttaagCCCCGGAGTTTCCAATCCCTTTTCATCCAGACATGAAGTGTAGTTTATAAGTTTGCAACTGCCTGCTAAAGTATCTGACCTTGGCTTTCATCAATGTTATCTTCACAAACTGTTGTTCTCTGGTTTGTATGGGTGGCAGCAACATTTAGAGCCTTCCACTGTTGTCATTCTCTCTCGTTTGTGCTGCTTTGTGTCTCTGTTGCCATGGCTGCCCATGCAAACAGTTATCTTTGATTATACTCGGGATGCTATACTTGAAAAGCAGATTGTAATAATGGTTTGAGGCTTCGGGTTACCTTCCCTACCCCAGACAGACATGACTTTAGGTGGCATCAGCAGGCGCCCACCTGTAGCCCATGCAGATTGAGAATGAGAAAGTGGAGTTCTCCAGAAGTTTCAGCCTCAATCTGAACATCTGATGTACTCTGCAGGTCATGTAAAAGCAGAGGAGGAAAATGGGAGCTCTATTCTTGGAAGGACAAACTGTTTCCCTTTCATTAACAGTGATACAACCTGCCATTAGGTTCTCATTACCTCCTCTGGACTGGCAAGTGCTTCTGAGGCACAGTGGTTGGATTTGCCCCCGAGTTTGCAGTTTCTCTTGAATCTTGcagtccttcctcccatcccataGCACCCCATTACTgattgtttgctttcttgatgtTGTAGTTTTCTTAGGggctatgtttatgtatgtatatatacatatgtacaacatacttacatgtatgtatatatgtatatgtgtatatttagaaaatatctaAATTAAAAATGTAGTCTGTGATCTGCGACTTAAAAATGTTTGACCTTTAACAACTTACTTGTAGTTTCCTCACAGGTAAAAAGATGTTGAGCAGAGTTGCTTAGACACTTGGTATTTAGTTTCTGGATGGTGAACACTATTTAGGATGAAAACAGTGGGTTTTGCTGGAGGAATGTTCTGGTCACCTTCCCGTTACCATGGCAAGCACCTTAGATAGTAGCCAGCCTATAAAGAGCAAAGGAGGATTCCGTCTCAGTCTCAGACGCCTGCCCATGATCACATGGTCTGGGTGGGAAAGTCGGATGGCAATGCCAAGGAGCAGGAAGGAAACCCAAACAGCTCACATGAAGATagaaccaagaaagaagagaCTAGGCCATTCATCCCCCTTGGGAACACAGTTTATCTGACGGCTTTTCTTGAGCCCCTCCACACCTTCCCACCTCTTAAAAGATTCATCAGTAACACCATATTGGGGCAAAACTATTAAGACATGGGTCTTTGGAGAACATTCTAGATTCAAACTAAAGCCAGCACCCCAAAGGAAGGGCTGCAGAGGCCATGCCTGCTGCCTTTGTCTTTTCTAACAcagctgggagaacctggagtaTAGTAGGCTCTGGTATTCAGGTGGGGAattagggagaaaaggaagaaaagcttcttggtcaattttgtttttaaccagtAGAATCCTCACCACATCTGTATTGTCAGGCCAATTGCCCTTATGAGTGTAGCCTTGGCTTGCCTGAGATgcaggagaaagaggatgggCATTGTCTGGCTTGCAGATTCTAAAAAATCTTAGATTTGTTAAAATCCACCAGTATTgtggaagaataaaataaagaatctcAAACCCTGTTCAAAGGAGTGCATCAGACAAAGggtcaaaccaaaccaagagtCCCCAACACAACTTCCTTCACATTGCACAAAGCCATCTTATCATCATAGCTACCTGAGTAATGGGGGTCAAGAGGCTTTACCAGAAAACCCAGAGAAGCTGATCAATGAGAACACTAACCCTACAGGGGAGAATCATGGAGGAAATATGTCTGCACAAGACGGGGATATTCAGTCATATGCCTTCCTTTTGTTGTGACTTCCAATCTCTATCCATAAAAAAGGGCATGGCTTCATGTCACAAAGCATGGAGGAACTTAGATAGCAATTGTTATTTTGGATTCATTAATTTTACTACTGCTTTATTActtgttgtttttaatctcttcatTTTTGCCTTACTCTACTACTAGACTGAAAAACAACTGACTTTTACCTGTTGGGGAGTGTATCAATTTTATAGGTTATCTCATGGTCAACAATTTATACATCTATTTTATTCCCTTGCTTTTAGACTTGCTGCTGTCCACAGTGACAACTGCAGTTTTTTCATTATACAATCAAAATATACATACCCATGCCAAAAGACAAGGATATGAAAAGCCAACGGGGTTgaatatacaaaagaaagaaagattggttTCTGGTTAGAGGTTTTATTGTCAAGTACAAATGAATATAATCACTGTTAAAATCTCAGGGGATGAAACTCTAAGTTCTGCCTTGTATCGGTAAAGTCTTCTTCTATGGGGAGCAAACCCTGCCAAGGAAGAGCACATTAGCTGTGGGGTTGTGCCGAATGAAGAAAACGAATGGATGGTCCGCTGTGAATTCTTCTTCGGGCAGCAACATGCAGAATGTAGCGATGCCTGCTGTGGCAGCGGCTGCCTCTGTTCCCTCCTCATTCACTTCCACAAAGGCCTTGTGGACAATTTTTGATATGAAAAGATCTCTGGATCCTGACATGCCAGACAGATCAGCCTTGCTACTGTTAAAGAGATCCTGCAATCCCAGGCGGCCCAGGTTCGAGTTGAGGATGTAGCTCTCTTCTATCTTGAACCGGGGCAATTTGACATGGACATCAATGTTTTCCAAGTTCTCACGTTTGGTCCATTCACGCAGTTTTTCCAAAGTTATTTGCTCCTCAATCTGGAATTAATATAAAGCaggcatttatttacttacttgatATTTACGTGGTACTCACTATGTGCCAAACCCTTTACATACATCAATTTATTCCATGGTCATTGCAATGCTTCCCCATCACAACGGTTCACTGAAGACAGAATAAACtctgaatatttaaatttcaggCTTCTGGGCTGGGAGTGTGGTTCAGTAACAGAACACTTACCTAGCCCAAGGTACTTGGGTACTGTgaataataatataacaataataatgatagaaGTTAATTTATTACCACAATAATATACTATTTCAATGAATAAATTCATAACTCACAGGGTTTCCTTCATGCTTTCTGCCCAAATAGATTCCACTTAGATTTAATTTTATCTGTAAATTGCTGGAATATAGCAGAATTATTTTCTAAGTCTTTGAAGGTCAAAgtacaaaaacttttttttttttttttttttttggagctggggaccgaactcagggccttgtgcttgctaggcaagcactctaccactgagctaaatccccaaccccacaaaaactTTTAACAACAGgtctttcatccatccatccacccatctatttatctctccatccatccatccatccatccatccttcatccctttatttattcatttctctttgcctCACTCCTCTCATtctattctttccttctgtttctcctccaGTTCACCCATTTGTCTATTCTACCTGCTCAGAATTTTTAAACCCCTGTCACACTGAATCACTTGACTGATGGGCTGTTAAAGGTTTTATTATCCTGATTGCTTGAATGGAACAAGGGAAATTTTagtagttttctttatttattttgaaattttctaaaGTCATAGTGGTGTGTACACTCTAGTAGAGCTGAAGTAATATTCCATAATTcctaggtaaaaataaaaaagggacaaaatATATGGGActtactttatttaaaacaagtaCAAGCAGTTGACAAGGGGCCACAcatcctgcaatcccagcattcaggaaccACTAACAGGGTTGTAAGTTTTGCCtgcacagcaagaccttgtccaTGGAGTGGAGTTGAGTAGAGTATGGTAGAGTAGAGTGGAAGAGAGTAGAACATAGAATAGAATAGGGATACTAATGACACCAACTTTGTAGCATAGCTATGACCATTGAATAAACTGATGTATGTAAAGGTTTGGTACATAGTAAGCATCATATAAATACCAAGTATTGTTCCGCTGATTAGATCAGAACAGAACCACTTATCTTTTGGATGCTGACAATTTCCTTCTTTAGATCAGAGCATCATTGTGTGATAAGATAAAGTACCAGGCAGAAAACACTACTGACAAATGCACCACGTTCATCTCAGTGCATACTCTGTACATTCAAGTAACAGCAGGCTCCTTCCTGATTGCAAGTGTAGGCTGGGAAGGAACAGGAGCTAAGTCACAGGGCAGCCTAGGATTTCTGAGGGAAAACTGTGATCTTCACAGTTATGTCTACTTCTGACCCTGTCAGGGGACACACAATCTCTAAAGATGTTAAACAAGTCTCATTATAATTCCTTTAAAGTTACTTTAAGAGACTTTCCATGAGGGACCACTCATCATTGTTCCCTTTACTTTTAAATATCTACATGTTCACCATCACGATGGTTCACTGATGAGAGaatatattctggatatttaaATTTCAGGCTTCTGGGcttggagtgtggctcagtgacaGAACACTTACCTAGCCTAAGGTACTTGGGCActgtgaataataaaataataatgatagtcacaacaataataacagcagTAATAATAACTATATAAACATGAGGCCTAGGAGCAGCAAGTCCTGGTGGGCTATATTGACAAATACCAGCAGTGTAAAGTCTGTGGATGAACAAGTGTTCATGATATAGAATACATATGGGAAGTATAAGAACAATACAGTGTAGGGAAACGAACCATGACTTGGAGAGTCAGTTACCTTCTTAAGACCCGTGGACTCATCCTCAATGTCTTCGGGCAGCAGGATGACCATGCTCAGTTCTCCACCTTGGTATGGCATCTCCAGCACCTTGCACTTCAGATCCGAAATGTAGCCaaagaaaaattttttcttttgatacatCATCTTCAcagattttgtatttttctgaatggttacaaaaataaaaaaaaaatatgttattcCCTCCTGTCTTTTAGAGCAGAGATGAATCTAGGGTCTTGGGGTAgaaagctcagtggtaaagtcCTGACTTACCTTGGGGGAAGGCCTATGCTACATCCctagtgttcacacacacacacacacacacacacacacaaccaagaaCAGCCCAGGATGACGGTGTCACCTGACCTTATTCAGCCGGAACGGAGCATCTGTTGTGTCTTGTTTCATGAATTTCTCCTCCCACAACCCCTTGAAGTAGATGGCGTTCACCAGCACAAGTTTGGTCATGCTGTCCACCACACCCACGGCCAACAGTTCTGGGATTT is a window of Rattus rattus isolate New Zealand chromosome 14, Rrattus_CSIRO_v1, whole genome shotgun sequence DNA encoding:
- the Serpinb1 gene encoding leukocyte elastase inhibitor; amino-acid sequence: MEQLSSANSLFALELFRTLNESNPTGNIFFSPFSISSALAMVFLGTKGSTAAQLSKTFHFDSVEDVHSRFQSLNAEVSKRGASHTLKLANRLYGEKTYNFLPEFLTSTQKMYGADLAPVDFQHASEDARKEINQWVKGQTEGKIPELLAVGVVDSMTKLVLVNAIYFKGLWEEKFMKQDTTDAPFRLNKKNTKSVKMMYQKKKFFFGYISDLKCKVLEMPYQGGELSMVILLPEDIEDESTGLKKIEEQITLEKLREWTKRENLENIDVHVKLPRFKIEESYILNSNLGRLGLQDLFNSSKADLSGMSGSRDLFISKIVHKAFVEVNEEGTEAAAATAGIATFCMLLPEEEFTADHPFVFFIRHNPTANVLFLGRVCSP